From Pseudodesulfovibrio nedwellii:
GACATATTCACCAAGATGCTGGGCAGAACTGATAAAACCAAGCACCTGAAAGAGACGTTGTGCACCGAAACGACTGGTCACGCCCTGTCGACGCAATTCAATAAACCGTATTTCGATATTGCTCACGGCATCCTCCAAACGTTTCGTATCATGAGGAACCCCCATCCCGATGGCACGTAATGCGGTCGTCGTGGATCGCGTCAATTCTGTCAGTTCCGGGGCAAGGATGATATCAAAGCCCACGCCTTCCACCTGGTTCAACAAGGTGAGCATGGCCTGCAACCGTTCGAGCACAGAACGAAAAACACTGACCTGTGTCGAAAGCAGGTTGACGTCATCCCTGAAAAATCGCCGTTCCATGGAAAAAACCTTGTGGAACATCTCCTTATTCTTCTCGGTCGTGCCCGCAAAATCATCAAACAAATCAGGATCAGTCTTTTGTTGCAGAGAAAGAAAATTATTCATGAGCAACGTATACCGGACTGCCAATTGCCCGTATTGATGTTCCAAACGCTCACGCAATGCGGCGCCAGCCCTTCTGGGCCATAATATCACGGAAACAAGAAAGGCACAGGACACACCAACGCCGATCTCTGCCACTCTGGACAGGGTAAACAGTATACGATGCTCGTCGGTAAGACTGGTCAGATATACAATAGCCACCGTGATGGCCGCCATGCGAAAACGCACATTATACCGCGTCAGGTAAGCACACACCCCGGTACCGACAAATATACCCATCAAAGTATACATGGGCGTTGCCGGGAAAATGAGGATAAGCAAAATACCCATCCCCGCACCAATGGCGGTTCCGGTAAAGCGATACAGACACATGTGAATGGAGTCCGCCACATGGACCTGCATGACGATAACCGTGGTAATGACGGCCCAGTAAGCATATGGCACGCCCACAAAGCCGGATACGACATATGCGAGAACACTCGCCACCCCGACCTTGATACCGTGCCGGATGTGACTGCTTGCGATGATTCTTTTGATGTAGGACATTTTTCTAGTCGGATTCGGGAATTATGGGCAGCGAAAATCGCCAACCGTTATGAACAACCGACGCACGGCTCTCACACATTGCGGTCAGAGGGTCAACCATTAAAGATCTTGCAATATACATTCTCCGCACAATTGACACACATAACAAAAAGGGCTTTGGGCTATTTAAAGCTCCCGGCGTTCACATCAAGCCGCTTGAGAATTTTCTGCAAAGCGACTCTGGACAGCCCACTCTGACGAGCGGCTTTGGAAACATTACCGCGTGTACCGGAGAGTAATTCTTCGACATATGTACGGGTGAAGTCATCCACCACTTTTTCCTTGGCATCCTTATAGGGCGTCAAACCCTGCGATTCATCGCCAGGAAGCCCTTCAAGACCTTCCACGAGACGAAGGTGAACCAGTTCCAAAGACTCACTGGAAGAAAAAACGGCCAATCGACGGATGAAATTCTGCAATTCCCGAACATTTCCGGGCCAATTTTTTGTGGTCAGATACGCCACGGCGTCTGGTGCCATGGCCTTTGGGTTCACCTTCATTTCTTCGCAGGAAATAGTCAAGAAATGGCGGGCGAGTATAGCAATGTCATCATTACGGTCACGAAGTGCTGGCACATTCAGATTAAGAACATTAAGACGATAATAGAGGTCTTCACGGAAGCTGCCGTCCTTAATCTTCTCCTCAAGAGGCTGGTTGGTGGAGGCAAGAATACGCACGTCCACCGGAACGGTCTTGCTGGAACCAACTGGACGGATCTCTCCTTCCTGCAATGCTCGAAGTAACTTGGTCTGAATACCCGGAGAAATGTCACCGATTTCATCAAGAAGCAGAGTACCTCCGTCCGCTGAAACAAAAATGCCTTTGTGATCCCGGTCTGCGCCGGTGAACGCCCCCTTGACGTGACCAAACAATTCACTTTCCAGCAATTGATCGGGAATAGCCGGACAATTGACCGTCAACAACGGCTTTCTGCTCCGTCCGCTCAACTGATGAATGGTTCGGGCCACCAACTCTTTACCTGTCCCGGATTCTCCACGAATCAAAACGGTATATTCGGACTCGGCCACGGCTGCCACGCCATCTTTGAGCCGACGTATAGCAGAACTCTCACCCACGAATTCATTGGGACCGATCTGCTTGGCGAGCAATTCCTGAAGACGGGCGTTTTCCCCAAGAAGACGACTGCGTTCAAGTCCCCGTTCAACAACCTGAAACAGGTCTTTAGGCTCCACCGGTTTTGTCAGGAAATCGTAGGCCCCGATTTTTAACGCATCCACTGCGGTCTCCACAGTCCCATAAGCAGTCAACATGACCACACTCATGTCAGGATGCATTTCTCTAGCCCGACGAAGTAATTCGACACCATCCATGCTCGGCATGTTCAAATCAGTCAGCATCAAGCCAAAGACATCGTTTTCCAATGCAGCTATGGCCTCTGGCCCGGAAAGCACGGCCATGATATGTTCATCTGGATACTGTCTGCCCAGCAAACGAGCGAGTCCGGTGGCAAAATCCTTTTCATCATCAACGATGAGTATGCCTATGGCGTTTGTCATTGTTCGCTCCGAGTGGAATCGCTGTTGACCGGAAGATGCACTGTAAAGACAGCACCATTATCATTTTCCATCTCAATGCTGCCGCCGATGTCCTGGGCCAATCCATAAACCACGGCCAACCCCAGCCCTGTCCCTTTACCCACTTCCTTGGTGGAAAAAAACGGATCGAACAACTTCAGCATGTCCCCTTCCGGGATACCTGGACCGTTATCTGCCACCCGAACATCAATGGTATCTGAATCAGATTTATAGTGTGCTGAAACAATAATATGCCCGACCTTTTTCGTCACCGCATCCAATGCATTTTTGAGCAAATTGGTAAGAATTTGCTCCACAGCCTGTTCATTGGTAATGATAGAAGGCAAACCGTCTTCGACTTCCGGCACGACTTCCACGCCCTTCTTCTCTGCTTGCACACGGAAGATGTTGATGGCATCAGCGACAACCCTGCCCACATTCAAATCAACCGGCTCCGATTTCTTGGGACGCGCAAAATTGAGCAAATCCTGCAGAACAGTCTCGGCCTGCGAAGCATGCTTGATGATAATCTCGGCGTCAGAAGATATTTCCTGTCGAGACTCAGCTCCCCGCAGCAACTCGGCATAGCACTTAATAACACCTAACGGATTATTAATTTCATGGGCCAACCCTGCGGCCAATTGACCAACAGTTGCCAACTTTTCACTCTGCTGCATAGTAGCAAGCATCCGCTTTTCCTGTGTCACATCACGCACATAAACAACACCATGTGCTTCTTTGGCAGCACCTTCCGCCACAGGAAAAACACTGATCGAAAAGGACCTGCCATCTGCGGTTTGCACCTCTCGGGCCATGGCCTCTCCATGTTCCAGCGAAGACTTCAGTGGACAATTCTCAAACACGCCGCCCTGCCTAAACAAAGTGGAACAGGCGGTGTCAGCCACGGCTCCCCCAAAGGACACGCACAAGGAGCGAGCGGCTTCATTAGCCAAAACCACACCGCAAGCGCCGTCCATAAGTAAAAGAGGATCACTGATGCCTTCGACAATCGCCTGGAGCATGTCTTTTTGACGAAGAAGATTGTGCAAGGCCGCCAGATTTTCCATGGCGATGCCAAGCTGCTGACCCAACGCCCGCAAAACGTTCCGGTCCTGATTCGTTATTATGGTTCCCTCATCCCAGATTAAACACAAAATTCCCTCGGAAGACGCATCACTGGCCCAGACCGGAATGTATGCCTTGCCCGGCTCATAATACGGCTCAACTTCAGTAATAATTTCTTTCCAGTTATGAGGAAGATCGGGCTTGGGCGTCTCTTCGGGCCACGTATAATATGTCTGGGAGGCGAGCATGCAGATAAAGCCGCCAAGACTGGCTCTGAACCGCTGCACAATAAGTGGCAAAGAGTGTTGCCACATCTGCCGTCGAGTATGACTTTTATTCAACCCATCAAGAAGCTGCACAAACAAACCGACATCCGAACGCCGTTCCTCGGCCTCAAGTTTCAATTCACCGGTACGGACCTCGACCATCTGCTCAAGATTCTCCGAGTGCTGACGCAACTGATAGTTCATCTCATGGACATGATCGCCAAGCTCTTCAAGCCCCTGAACAACCTCTTCTATTTCGTCAACATTTTCCAACTTTTCCATAAATCCGAGTTCCTCGTCTTCCTGAAAAAGCTTCCGGAACTTGTCAGTCAACCTATGTAAGTTGGTCATGATAAGACGATTGAAAAAGATCTGAACCAAAGCAAAGAAAAGCAGCATGCCACCGCCATAGAGAGCGGCATAGCCGATGGTGGCTTCACGAATCTTCCCGACCGCTCCGTCAATAGGAACGCCGACAACGACCAAACCAGCAATATCACCCAACGTATGACCGAATCCTCGCTCCGTTCCATACCGTTCAAGCAGGACAGGGGGAGAATCCTCCGGCACGCCGTGACACGTCATGCACGATTTTTTAAACTCCACAGGACGTGCCTTGACGAAAAACTCCTTACTATCAATCTTGCGGTACCCTTCCCAATATTCCTTACCCGGATTTTTCCTGAAATATGCCAGGAGTTCACGCTCACTGTCCTTGATTTCAAAGAGCGGATTACGCGCATTATCCGCTACCCGACGATAATAATACTCCGAATGACGCAAATTGAGCCGATCCATAATGGCTCGAGAAATATACGATGAAGACATGGCCTCGATAACAAACTCCCCTTCCGGCAAAGTCTGATACATTTTCGGCCTGAGTATTTCCCGCACATACCCCTGCACGCTGGACACCTGATTCAGCACAAGATCAGCCTTATCCTTGACCTGAGTATCCAGAAGTGAACTGAGATGAAAATACAAACTCGAAGCGAAAAACAAGCCCAGCAAAAAAACGATGGTTCCCAATCCAAGAAGGAACTTGGCCTGAAGGTTTTTTGGTCCGAAATTACCCATATATTTCTCCGGGCGTTACGCCCATTTCATTCAAAATCCCACCGTCCGCAATGGTGGCACGCCCCTGAATCGTAGCGCACTTTTTACTTTTTTAACAACTTGCCTTCCCCGCACGCGAAAAGTGCAAACTCCACGTTAAAAATTGCTAACTCAAGTTAGCACATCAAACCGCATTGCAAAAAATAAATCAAGTAAAATCAGTAGTATCTCTTTTGGCACGCACCTTGCCTTAGGGAAAGCCAGACCACACACAAAAAACCAAAGGAGAGGTTTGGTATGGCTCAAGCAACTGTCGGACGTCCCGACAACACACCCGTATGGATCATCAGTGGTATTCTACTGGCATACGGCGTTCTCGTTTCCTCGGGAGCACTGACTGGTCTTCTGACCACATTCAAAGTCCATAAGGCAATGGACCTGATGCAGACCATGGCTTTCGTGGGCGGCGGACTTGGTGTCGCTACTGCGATGCTCAGGCAAGCACGTTGGAATAAACCCCTCAACAACTTTGACACCTTTGTACTGGAAACCATTCCGGGCATTCTGTTCATTGTGGCCTTGGCCATGGGCATCCGCTGGTTTGCAGAGCCGATGGTCAAACTCGCAAGTTCAGCCATGGTTCCAGCCCTTGGCTTCAAGCTCTACAAGGTACTGAACCTGAACTATGTTGTCCTCGGTATTCTCGTCGGTATCATCATCACCAACAGCTGGGGTATCCCAAAATTCGCAGCATCAGGCGTCAAAACCGCCCGCTTCGTGTTGAAGATGGGTGTTATCCTGCTGGGTGCCCGTTACTCCTTTGCAGAACTGGCAAAGCTGGGCATGGTTTCAGTCTGGATGATCGGCTTCTTTGTTCTGGGTACCGTATTCTTCGTCCTGTTCCTGGGTAAAGTTTTCAAACAACCTAAGACCATGACTGGCGTCCTGTCCGCAGGCATGGGTGTTTGCGGCGTATCCGCAACTGTTGCCTGCGCCCCGGTCGTCAAGGCCAAATGCTCCGAGATGGCCTACACCATCGGCACCATCCTCGGCTTTGGTATCCTGTGCATGTTCGTCTTCCCCACCGTTGGTAAAATCGCAGGCATGAACGCTACCCAGTTCGGCGCATGGGCCGGCACCGGCATCCTGAACTCTGCTCAGGTCGCTGCCGCCTGTCTCGCATTCAACGCTGTTGACATTAAAACCCTGAAAGTCGGTGAAATCTTCAACATCACCCGCGTTCTGTTCCTGCCCGTCATCGTTCTGGTGCTCGCCACATGGTACGGCAAGCAGTCCGGTCAAAAGTTGAGCTTCAAGGAAGTTGTCATCGACAAGTTCCCCATCTTCATCATCGGCTTCCTTATCCTGTTCTTCATGTCCTCCCTGGGTCTGTTCTCACCAGCAGATCACTACAAGGGCAAATACCTCGACTTCAGCTACAACGAACGCACCGAAGTCACTCCTGAAGAACTGACCATACTGAAAGCTGCGGCTGTCGCAGGCATTCAAGGGCTTAACGTGCAGGAAACCGCATCGTTGGATAACCTTGTCAAACAGCACCAGATCGCCGGTAACTTCGACGATCGTGGCGACAAAACCAAGTTCGACACTGTGGCCCGTGAACGTATGGCCGGTCTGGAATCCATGATCGCCCGTGCAAAGGGTGGCGAAGTGACGATTTCCACAGACGTCAAATCAGCACTCTCACACGCGATCAAGCAGGTTCACAAAAAATCCAAGACTATTGTTACCCTGACCAACGCCATGATCTGGTTCTTTGCTTATGGTCTCATCGGCCTTGGCATGCAGATCACAGGCAAGTCCCTTGCTCAGGCAGGCGGCTGGCCGCTGGTCATGGGTGGTATCTCCGGCGTTGCCAAGGCGACCCTGTCCTTCATCGTCGTCATGTACTTCGTCAAGGACGTCGTCCTTCACTAAAAGGAGAATTGAAAAATGGCTGAAGATATCAAATGCAATGTCAACACTGAGGATCAGGCGGAAAACGAAGAGCGCGCACTGTCCGTCTTCGCTTCCGAAAAAAGTGAAGATCTGACCGCCCTTGTGCTCGTCATGATCGTGACCTTCCTGGTCCTGCTGTTCACCAAGTGGATGGCCTAGTAATCGATACGTAAACCTCGCCGTATACGGAGGGGGACGCATGTTCCCCTCCCATACGGAGATCAAAAAAAACGAAGACTGTCATGAAGCATATACTTCTCGCAACACACGGCACCCCCGGCGCACGCAAAGCTGAAAAGCTGGCCCGCCAATGGGCAGACCAGTACGGCGCAAAAGTCACCGTCCTTTCAATCATCAATGAAGCATGGGGCGATATGACCTGCGACGACTGGTTGAATACCTCCACCACGCGTAATGTCTTCGGTTCCTATGTAGCGAGTGAAATCGCCAAGGAAATCGATACGGTCTGGGACCGTCTGCGCACGGATTTTGATGGGGTGGAACTCGATTTTCTCAGCAAAGGCGGCAAGCTCGACAACGTGCTGGCCGAAGCCGCTGTCAAAATCGAGGCCGATGTAGCAATCATGGGTGCCTGGCAGAAAGAACAGGCCCCCGGCTTCAGAGACCGCTTTGAAAACAAGCGTCTGCACCCGCAGATGCCATGCCCACTGGTGGTGGCACCATGACATACGCATCCGAAACCATAAACCGTCGAGACCGCGCTCACGCGGACGTTGAAGAACTCCCCAGACCCGGCGTCTGGATGGAGACCAACCTTCCTTGGAACACAGCCTTCTGGAGCGACCTCAAAGGGAAAACCCTGATGAGACTCAACCCTCACTGGCATGTTGAAAAAGACAAAACCAGCGAAGGCTTCCCCGTGGAAGACGTTCTGGTGGAAGCCGAGTTCCGGGCAACCCCTGAACTAACAGCCACAGCGGACACCTTTCAGGCATCCTTCCCGGAAATCGGCCTGACCCTATCTGCCCGCAAATGCGAAGACGGTGCCAACACGGCCCTTTCCTTCACCATGGACGAGGTAGAGAACTGCCCCTTCACAGCTGAAGATGCCGGACGCACCATGCAATACTGGCTGCCCAGCCTGCGTGAATACTACCGACTGCACGAGTCCAACTCACTCAAACATCGCGCATGGCGTTTCTTCATGAACAAAGTCATGCTGACCATGAACCCCACCCAGCGCAGAATCAGTGGCTTCATGTTCAAACTCACCGTCCTCGAATGCCTGTTCATCGTCATCCTTGGCGTGGGCTGGTTCTACTACGGAGCCTAGGAGAAAATCATGCTTAAAAATTTCTTTCACCACTTTATTGTTGGCCTCGGCGCACTTGGATACCTGCTGGCAGTCCCGGTGTTGTTGTATCAATACCTCGGCCTCATGAACAACTGGCCGCACCTGTTCCTCAGCATCGTATATGATTCTGCCGGAGACTGGTGGCTGGATGTTAACTGGCAGGCTCCCGCTCTATGGATTGCCGTAGGCTTTATCGTCTTGGCCGCCGCGACCCACGCCTTCTTCCGACGCAACGACACGCTCGGATACAGAGAAGCTGAAGTTCCAAGCGCACACGGATTCTAATTTTTATGATGTTCGGAAGATTGCCTCCTCCTTCTTTTCGAACACCCAAAAAACCTCATTGCCTCTCGAGGTTGGCACTCCGAGAAAGTTGCGGTATTCTTCACCCCAAAGCCGCAACTTCCCGGAGTCCCTCTCGTCCGACCCATTTGATCCAGACTCCGCCCAGCCCAAGGACATCACATGTGGAGCGCACTGGAAAACGCTGCTCTTCGAGAGAGCCTCCCTTCTCCGCTCAAACCGGCGCAGTCCATTCACGACATCCTTATAGCCGGACAATTGGACCGGGGCAGATACAACCTGCATCACCTCGGCAGACGCCGCTCCAAACCATATCTTCTCAAACAATTCTACAGCATCGACACAAACGCTTTTCTACGCTGGCAGAATGAAGCCCGATTCATTCCTCTACTCCCGACAGAAGGATACGCATGGCCCTGTGAAGAATGGCGTGGTGGACTGATCACCCCATTTCCAGAGGGACTTCCGATTGATGAATGGCTTGCTCAGGGTGGACATCCTATGCAGACACGGCTTGAAGTCGCGGCCATGCTGGCCGGACAATTAGCACGCCTCCATGCTTCCGGCATCGCACATAGATGCCTCTCACCCGCATGTGTTCGTATCGACAAGAAAGGAATTGTCATCACGGATTTCGGCTCCGCCCGATGTGAACAGTGGGATGATTTCTGGACGGATTCAAGCATGAGTCCGAACGACGCGACCTGTGCTTCCCCGGAATCACTCAAGGGCGAAGAATGCGGTTATGATGAAGACATCCACGCGTTTGGCGCTATCCTTTATCTCCTGCTCGCTGGCAAAACAGCATTCAATTCCATCAAACTCATGCTGCGCCCGCTCTTTCCGGGACAGATCCCGCCAGACAAACTCTCCACAACGGCCGACGTTCCTGATCCGATTCGGGCTCTTGCTGCAGCCTGTCTGTCTCTCGCTCCATCAGACAGACCAAGCATGGATGAAGTCGCCAGACAAATGGCGCACACTTGTCCTCATTCCACTTTGGATAATAAAACAATTTCCATCCCAAGCGGCAATGCTTCGACCAAAGACAAAAAAAAGATTTTAGTCTTCGTGAGTGATGACAACCGATCCGTACCAATTTTCGACACAGCCTTGAAATTGGCCGAGGCCAAGCCATCCGTCTTTCTCTTTGTCGGCCTGATCCCCTACAACCTGCCAAGCGGCCACACCGAACGTTTCACAGGAAATCTTTTCAAGAAGATGAGCCAAGGGTTACTCCGGTGCAGGGGAGCCTCTCTCGCCTGGAGCTTGCGCGTACTCACAAGCGCTGACCCAGAAAAAACAGCAGTGGATTTTGTCAGGCAATACAGGCCTGATCTGATCCTCCTCGGCGAAAATGGAAAAAGAAACAAACGGACCATACGACGCGGCTTTCATACACATCTTGCCGCAGAGAATGTACGCATCCACTCCGTTCGATAATACTCTATGCGCTTCAAAGAAATGTCACAGAAGAACAATTGACTTTACCGGCACAACCTATTTGAATGTCCAACAAAAAAGGGAACTGCCATGTTTATTATTTCGTTGACCTATATTTGTGACCTCACTGAAATCGACCGTTTTCTGGACGAACACGTTGCCTATCTAAAAGAAGAATACGCACGCGGTCATTTCATCGCGTCCGGCCGCAAGGACCCCAGAACCGGCGGTATAATTCTCGCCAAAGCCAAATCCCGTACCGAACTCGATACGATTCTCGCAAAAGATCCATTCCACCGAGAACATCTTGCCAAATATGACATTCAGGAATTTATTCCGACCATGACAGCTCTAGGATTGGAAGCCCTACTTGACCTGCAGGCTGAGTAAAGCTCACAGCAACCACACGGAAGACTGTTTCGCAAAAAAATACACCCTCAACAAGTCAACTATTTCTTTTAATTGCAAACATCATGACTGCACTCTATGTTTAGAACCATTAATACAAGCAAAGGAGTCCATACATGTTTCGTAAAATACACTTATTCGCACTTATAATCCTAACGCTTCTGCTTCAGGCAACCCCTGCCGTTTCCTGCACACGTTTCATATATACGGCTGACGACAACCAGGTGTTAACCGGCCGCTCCATGGACTGGCTGGAGGACCTGCACAGTGATCTATGGGCGTTCTCTCGCGGCATGGAACGCGACGGTGGCGCGGGTAAAGGGTCCATTAAATGGACAGCAAAATATGGCAGTGTCATTGCCTCCGGGTACGACGCGGCCTCAGCAGACGGCATGAATGAAAAAGGTCTGGTTGCCAACCTGCTCTATCTGGCTGAATCGGAATACGGCTCACTCAACAACAAGCCGGGGCTGTCCGTGGCTGCATGGGTACAATATGTACTTGATAATTACGCCACAGTGAATGAAGCCGTGGACTCCATACGCAAAGAACCATTTCGTATCGTGGCTGCCAAACTCCCCAACGGCTCTGCTCCGACTCTGCATCTGGCCATTTCCGACCCGACCGGCGATTCCGCCATTTTCGAATACATCAAAGGCAAACTGACCATTCATCATGGCAAGCAGTTCAAAGTCATGACCAACTCTCCAATATACGACAGGCAACTTGCACTGGATGATTATTGGCAGGAAATCGGTGGTCTGACCATGCTCCCCGGCACCAACAGAGCCAGTGACCGATACGTCCGCGCCAGCTTTTATGTAGATGCCCTGCCCAAGTTCAAAGACAATCGCATGGCCGTATCCGCCGCATTCAGTGTCATCCGCAATGTCTCTGTTCCTATCGGCATCACCACCCCGGATCATCCGAACATCTCCACCACTATCTGGCGCTCCGTCTCAGACCAGAAGAACCTCATTTATTATTACGAATCCGCTATCTCTCCCAATATTTTCTGGATCGATTTGAAAAAAATCGATTTCAGCTCGACCCAAAAACCTCAAAAAATCAGCCTGCAAGGGCATCCGATCTTCGCTGGTGATGTGTCTGAACATTTTGTTCCGACAAAACCTTTCAAGTGGATGGCTCCTGAGAAATAAACGATTCAATTCCAATTAGGAGGCCCGAAAGAACAGTGTTCTTTCGGGCTTTTTCTTTTATTCATGTTCAACTTGAACAATTCAATTTAATCCAAGGAAGGCATCTTGACCTTTCTTTGTTTCATCAATTTTTTTGCCTGCTCAATGGTCCTAAATCGAGAAATTGACAAGGGACCACCATAAGACTCACTCTGAACGGGTCGAGGAGGATATTTAATAAAGCTAGCCATCACTTTTTCAAGTTCACTGGTCATGATGGGTGCGGCCCACGTTGTCTCAGTCTGAGAATTCATGAAGATATCAACTCGTTCCTGAGGGTCCATCATCAAATCGTAGACCTGCGGTACTGTTGCCACATATTTTTCTGCACCGACCCATCCAAGTTGTGGAGCAGAATGTGGCGCGCCCGGCATTGCACCATTATCACCACGCATATTAAAGACAAACTTTAGCCGTCCAACCCGAATAGCCCCTGGAGACAATTCTCGTTCAGTAAAATAAAACCAAGAATCCCGTTCAGATTTTCCCGACCCAAACAAAATTGGGGACATATCATAACTATCAAAAACAATCGGCTTGCCCTCACGGTCCTTCGTGGGCAATGAAATATCAGCCAATTGGGCAAATGTAGCCATGAAATCCAAGCCTCCGACTATATCATGCGACTCGCTTCCAGCTTTGATTTTTTTAGGCCACCACGCTATTGCGGGGACTCTGCTTCCGGCTTCTCGATCCGTACCTTTTGTGCCACGGAAGGGAGTATAACCGGCATCAGGAAGTACATCCTGCCATGCGCCATTATCCACAGTATAAAAAACTATCGTATTTTCCTGAATACCCAAATCTTTAACTTTTTTCAGAATTTGACCAATATGGTGGTC
This genomic window contains:
- a CDS encoding FUSC family protein, which gives rise to MSYIKRIIASSHIRHGIKVGVASVLAYVVSGFVGVPYAYWAVITTVIVMQVHVADSIHMCLYRFTGTAIGAGMGILLILIFPATPMYTLMGIFVGTGVCAYLTRYNVRFRMAAITVAIVYLTSLTDEHRILFTLSRVAEIGVGVSCAFLVSVILWPRRAGAALRERLEHQYGQLAVRYTLLMNNFLSLQQKTDPDLFDDFAGTTEKNKEMFHKVFSMERRFFRDDVNLLSTQVSVFRSVLERLQAMLTLLNQVEGVGFDIILAPELTELTRSTTTALRAIGMGVPHDTKRLEDAVSNIEIRFIELRRQGVTSRFGAQRLFQVLGFISSAQHLGEYVIKVIKEYEAVENKEIPS
- a CDS encoding sigma-54-dependent transcriptional regulator → MTNAIGILIVDDEKDFATGLARLLGRQYPDEHIMAVLSGPEAIAALENDVFGLMLTDLNMPSMDGVELLRRAREMHPDMSVVMLTAYGTVETAVDALKIGAYDFLTKPVEPKDLFQVVERGLERSRLLGENARLQELLAKQIGPNEFVGESSAIRRLKDGVAAVAESEYTVLIRGESGTGKELVARTIHQLSGRSRKPLLTVNCPAIPDQLLESELFGHVKGAFTGADRDHKGIFVSADGGTLLLDEIGDISPGIQTKLLRALQEGEIRPVGSSKTVPVDVRILASTNQPLEEKIKDGSFREDLYYRLNVLNLNVPALRDRNDDIAILARHFLTISCEEMKVNPKAMAPDAVAYLTTKNWPGNVRELQNFIRRLAVFSSSESLELVHLRLVEGLEGLPGDESQGLTPYKDAKEKVVDDFTRTYVEELLSGTRGNVSKAARQSGLSRVALQKILKRLDVNAGSFK
- a CDS encoding c-type heme family protein encodes the protein MGNFGPKNLQAKFLLGLGTIVFLLGLFFASSLYFHLSSLLDTQVKDKADLVLNQVSSVQGYVREILRPKMYQTLPEGEFVIEAMSSSYISRAIMDRLNLRHSEYYYRRVADNARNPLFEIKDSERELLAYFRKNPGKEYWEGYRKIDSKEFFVKARPVEFKKSCMTCHGVPEDSPPVLLERYGTERGFGHTLGDIAGLVVVGVPIDGAVGKIREATIGYAALYGGGMLLFFALVQIFFNRLIMTNLHRLTDKFRKLFQEDEELGFMEKLENVDEIEEVVQGLEELGDHVHEMNYQLRQHSENLEQMVEVRTGELKLEAEERRSDVGLFVQLLDGLNKSHTRRQMWQHSLPLIVQRFRASLGGFICMLASQTYYTWPEETPKPDLPHNWKEIITEVEPYYEPGKAYIPVWASDASSEGILCLIWDEGTIITNQDRNVLRALGQQLGIAMENLAALHNLLRQKDMLQAIVEGISDPLLLMDGACGVVLANEAARSLCVSFGGAVADTACSTLFRQGGVFENCPLKSSLEHGEAMAREVQTADGRSFSISVFPVAEGAAKEAHGVVYVRDVTQEKRMLATMQQSEKLATVGQLAAGLAHEINNPLGVIKCYAELLRGAESRQEISSDAEIIIKHASQAETVLQDLLNFARPKKSEPVDLNVGRVVADAINIFRVQAEKKGVEVVPEVEDGLPSIITNEQAVEQILTNLLKNALDAVTKKVGHIIVSAHYKSDSDTIDVRVADNGPGIPEGDMLKLFDPFFSTKEVGKGTGLGLAVVYGLAQDIGGSIEMENDNGAVFTVHLPVNSDSTRSEQ
- a CDS encoding YeiH family protein yields the protein MAQATVGRPDNTPVWIISGILLAYGVLVSSGALTGLLTTFKVHKAMDLMQTMAFVGGGLGVATAMLRQARWNKPLNNFDTFVLETIPGILFIVALAMGIRWFAEPMVKLASSAMVPALGFKLYKVLNLNYVVLGILVGIIITNSWGIPKFAASGVKTARFVLKMGVILLGARYSFAELAKLGMVSVWMIGFFVLGTVFFVLFLGKVFKQPKTMTGVLSAGMGVCGVSATVACAPVVKAKCSEMAYTIGTILGFGILCMFVFPTVGKIAGMNATQFGAWAGTGILNSAQVAAACLAFNAVDIKTLKVGEIFNITRVLFLPVIVLVLATWYGKQSGQKLSFKEVVIDKFPIFIIGFLILFFMSSLGLFSPADHYKGKYLDFSYNERTEVTPEELTILKAAAVAGIQGLNVQETASLDNLVKQHQIAGNFDDRGDKTKFDTVARERMAGLESMIARAKGGEVTISTDVKSALSHAIKQVHKKSKTIVTLTNAMIWFFAYGLIGLGMQITGKSLAQAGGWPLVMGGISGVAKATLSFIVVMYFVKDVVLH
- a CDS encoding universal stress protein, which codes for MKHILLATHGTPGARKAEKLARQWADQYGAKVTVLSIINEAWGDMTCDDWLNTSTTRNVFGSYVASEIAKEIDTVWDRLRTDFDGVELDFLSKGGKLDNVLAEAAVKIEADVAIMGAWQKEQAPGFRDRFENKRLHPQMPCPLVVAP
- a CDS encoding protein kinase domain-containing protein, whose product is MWSALENAALRESLPSPLKPAQSIHDILIAGQLDRGRYNLHHLGRRRSKPYLLKQFYSIDTNAFLRWQNEARFIPLLPTEGYAWPCEEWRGGLITPFPEGLPIDEWLAQGGHPMQTRLEVAAMLAGQLARLHASGIAHRCLSPACVRIDKKGIVITDFGSARCEQWDDFWTDSSMSPNDATCASPESLKGEECGYDEDIHAFGAILYLLLAGKTAFNSIKLMLRPLFPGQIPPDKLSTTADVPDPIRALAAACLSLAPSDRPSMDEVARQMAHTCPHSTLDNKTISIPSGNASTKDKKKILVFVSDDNRSVPIFDTALKLAEAKPSVFLFVGLIPYNLPSGHTERFTGNLFKKMSQGLLRCRGASLAWSLRVLTSADPEKTAVDFVRQYRPDLILLGENGKRNKRTIRRGFHTHLAAENVRIHSVR
- a CDS encoding YciI family protein, producing the protein MFIISLTYICDLTEIDRFLDEHVAYLKEEYARGHFIASGRKDPRTGGIILAKAKSRTELDTILAKDPFHREHLAKYDIQEFIPTMTALGLEALLDLQAE
- a CDS encoding linear amide C-N hydrolase is translated as MFRKIHLFALIILTLLLQATPAVSCTRFIYTADDNQVLTGRSMDWLEDLHSDLWAFSRGMERDGGAGKGSIKWTAKYGSVIASGYDAASADGMNEKGLVANLLYLAESEYGSLNNKPGLSVAAWVQYVLDNYATVNEAVDSIRKEPFRIVAAKLPNGSAPTLHLAISDPTGDSAIFEYIKGKLTIHHGKQFKVMTNSPIYDRQLALDDYWQEIGGLTMLPGTNRASDRYVRASFYVDALPKFKDNRMAVSAAFSVIRNVSVPIGITTPDHPNISTTIWRSVSDQKNLIYYYESAISPNIFWIDLKKIDFSSTQKPQKISLQGHPIFAGDVSEHFVPTKPFKWMAPEK